The sequence CTCACCCAGCCCCACGAGAGCCTTTAAATAGCTTCTAGTTCTGTCTAATAGGTCAAACTGCAATTATAGTTCCTCTCaagaagaggcagaaaaagTGAGACAGGGAAGATGCTATCTGGTGTGACATGACAGTGGCATGAAGTTTCATTATGGAGCCTATTTCTGTCCAGAGATAGGTTGGTCTGTGGTGGTGACCTTGTTGGGAGCAGAGCCAGCAGCACCTTACAGGCATATAAACTGCATTAAGGGAGCCCTTGTTACTAGGATGAAAACAGTGGAATCATGATGGGAAATCGAATGAAGAGAGTGAATTTCTCTGCTTGCTTTCCTGATCACACACTGTAGATTTGACCAGGACTGTGACCAGAATAGGAATGATCAACTTCCACAcgatcttttttattttaaactttactTTCTGGCTCCTTGAGTTTACTTTCTGTCATTCTCGCTTCAGttcctccatccatctctccCCGTTTCTCGCTCACTCAGatttcaaagcttttcaaaaGGCTTCGGAGCGTTTTCAACCTTACATCAAGTTCTTCGCTACATTTGATAAATCTGTAAGTCTTCATGTGCTAAATAAAATCcttatcactgaaaaaaaataatcgTACCACTTTGGTTTACTCCACCATACAAATTGCAGATTTActcattataaatattttaaatattattcttCAGGTAGCCAAACATCTCTCCCTGAAAATGAATGAGGTGAACTTCTATGAGCCCTTCATGGAGGAGCCAGCCATCCTGCCTGGAAGGCCTCTGTCGGAAATGGACATTGTTGAGTTTGTCAACCAACACAGGAGGTTGACTCCATTTATAACTTCTAATGATTCTAATTAAGGATTTGGGAgcaatttaatgaaaatgtgttctttGCAGGGCAACTCTGAGGAAGCTGCGGGCAGAGAATATGTTTGAGACATGGGTGAGTAGCAGCTTAGACCacaggagacagagctgaaagCGTCAAATCAATCTGAGGTGCCACAGGTCTTGCTGTAAACACTTTTCCATTTCTAGGAAGATGACATGGATGGAATACATATTGTCGCATTTGCTGAGGAGGAAGATCCAGGTCTGTGCCTTCGTTTCAGAGGGTTTTGCCCGGTCTGTATTTTTTCTGAGCACCTAAGGGTGAGCTTTGTTCTCTCATTCCCAGATGGCTACGAGTTCCTGGAGATCCTCAAGGATGTGGCCAGAGAGAACACCAACAACCCAGAGCTCAGCATCGTCTGGATTGATCCCGACGACTTCCCTCTGGTTCTGCCTCATAACTATTCATTACAGGAGTGTCAATATATGtgtacatttgcattttaacagTAACTGTATTCCTTTTAAAGTGATCTGGTTTGTCTCGCCCCTCCAGCTAACCACATACTGGGAAAAAACCTTCAAGCTGGACCTGTTCAGACCTCAGATTGGTGTGGTCAATGTCACAGATGTAAGTAAGGTGTAAACATCAGAAAACAAGTGAAGAGTTGACAGGCCTAGACCTCGTTGGTCTTCTGGGTTGCAGGCAGACAGCGTGTGGCTGGACATGTCCAACGACGAGGACCTGCCCACCgcagaggagctggaggactGGATCGAGGACGTCCTGTCAGGGAGGGTGAACACGGAGGACGATGACGAGTCTGCTGACGAGAAGGAAGACCACGGCGACACAGAGGACAGTGAGGAAGGTCACGACCcagatgatgacgatgatgattAAACCTATTGAGGGTCAGTGTCCAGGCCGTTCCGACATAGAAAGATGGTTTAAATAGTTAGGCAGATAAAACAGAGCTGATTAAAGGTCATCATGGGAACATTTGTGGCCTGGTTTCTCAGAAAATGAGAACAGCGCCCAAAGCAGTAACTCTCCTTAACACACTAAGGATGAAGATATCAGCAAACTAAGATTCTGTGTTACATAGACATGTAAGTTAAAGCTGCAATAATTGCCAAACTGTAAGCAAAACACTTGtatgtgaaaataaatcacaattaTTTGTGTAGAAAGTAGAATAATGCTCATGTGTAACACAAAGCTGCATGAAAAGAATGACAGAAAAGTATTTCCAGTGTACAACAGTTAATAAAAGGACATAACTGTCTATATAACGACTACATATTTGAATGTgaattacatacacacacttaaaaagAACATGACTGATGCTCAAAACAGCAAACTGACTCATTTTCTCCCTCAATTTTCACCTTGAATTATTCAAACACTGGTGAATAATTCAGCACCGTCAACCCTCCTAATCCGCGCAGGGACCAGGGCAGTGAGGCTGGGGTTAGGGGCCCAGAGACAGCCCACCAGGGGTGCTACAAACTGAATAAGGAGTGGACGCACGCCTGCTGAGCTCATAATCGCTGGACATGAATTCATAATACAAGGCCAATGCAAAAATACCCCTGGAGGTGGATGCAATGAGGTGTGTGAGCAGGATGTTTGCATCATGGCGTGGGATATAAACACAATCTGTAGCCGGtcagacacagtgtgtgtgtgtgtgtgtgtgtgtgcacatttaaaTGTGACCTGAGGCGAACAGACAGGCCGAACTCCCTCCGGAGGACAAAGAAGCAGACAGTGCCATGAAGGAAGTGCTGTAATGTTCTGCAGCGCCTTTAGGTTACATAATCTTGTGAATGTCAAGCGCGATGGTGTTTTACATGAATGCTGACAAAAAGCAGGACATGAAGACAGGCACACACCTCCATACCCCCCAGAGAGGAGAGTAAGTTCAAtatcaaacagcagagaaaaaagaccAGAGTGAGATATATTAAGGTAGAGATTTCTGTTGGAAACTGAAGCCACCAGAAACTAGACGGATTTCCTCTCATGACTCGATCTGCACATAAACAAGTCATTACCAAACAAATAGAGAGGGGGGAATGAAGGGAAGAAAAACATTCCATTTAGATGCAAATGCTCCTCATTTTCCTCCCAATCCACCTCTCTCCTCCCCGTCCCGGTCCTGCACGGAGCAGGTGGGTAGGAGGAGGATTAAACCGAGGAAAGATGAGTTCCGACAGGCGGCCTCGTGCCCCGGGCTCACGGAGGGATGAGTTTGTTCGTTCTCAGCGCcggacactgacactgacattcaTTTACCCACGAGGCCTGGCTGCACAGCTCTGACAGCCTCATGGCGAGCCAATTACCATTGAGCTCCATGACAACAAAACCCACCAAAATAAGGCCAAAGAAAAGCTGATATTTTGGTTTCAACATGTCACAGAGCGGGGCCACACACTTAATGGGCAGTGACAGAGTCGTGTTAGCAAGTGTGCAGCTGGGGCAGAACACTAGAGCACGTACAGAAGAACGGGAGAGAGCTGCCCTGAGATGAACACTTGaaactgcagcaggaaaatggaacatttttaaaaactgcttaaAGCAAAAGAACAATTTCACAGTAAGAGAATATTACAACAAATTCAAGAAAACACTCTGTTGGTCTACACACAGtgtgattattattatcccATTGAGTTAATAACTAAACTCATGCTCTTGTGATAATGgggtaaaataaaatgactgtatCCACAG is a genomic window of Mastacembelus armatus chromosome 2, fMasArm1.2, whole genome shotgun sequence containing:
- the LOC113127331 gene encoding calsequestrin-2-like; translation: MQKVWVSLLAGLCLGLVFFCSAEEGLEFPNFDGKDRVLDINERNYRKALKRYDLLCLFYHEPLPANKGLQKQFQMTELVLELTAQVLENKDIGFGMVDSEKDAKVAKKLGLEEVGSLYVFKDERVIEFDGELSADTLVEFLLDVLEDPVEMINSAMELLAFERMEEDIRLIGYFKGEDSYFKAFQKASERFQPYIKFFATFDKSVAKHLSLKMNEVNFYEPFMEEPAILPGRPLSEMDIVEFVNQHRRATLRKLRAENMFETWEDDMDGIHIVAFAEEEDPDGYEFLEILKDVARENTNNPELSIVWIDPDDFPLLTTYWEKTFKLDLFRPQIGVVNVTDADSVWLDMSNDEDLPTAEELEDWIEDVLSGRVNTEDDDESADEKEDHGDTEDSEEGHDPDDDDDD